One region of Leptospira levettii genomic DNA includes:
- a CDS encoding YegP family protein, translated as MSAKFEIYKDKAGEFRFRLKAANGEIIASSEGYSSKQACENGIKSVKTNAADAGIDDQT; from the coding sequence ATGTCAGCAAAGTTTGAAATCTACAAAGACAAAGCAGGAGAATTCCGATTCCGACTCAAGGCAGCCAATGGTGAAATCATTGCCTCTAGTGAAGGATACTCATCAAAACAAGCATGCGAAAACGGCATCAAATCTGTAAAAACTAATGCCGCAGATGCAGGAATCGACGATCAAACGTAA
- a CDS encoding pyrimidine/purine nucleoside phosphorylase codes for MSSFTSVTVLKSANIYYDGKVTSRTVLFPNGEKKTLGIMMPGEYEFGADQKEIMEIQSGKLSVLLPGSETWLQINGQATFEVPAGSKFKLKIETVTDYCCSYV; via the coding sequence ATGAGTTCATTTACATCCGTAACAGTACTAAAATCTGCAAATATTTACTATGATGGAAAGGTCACAAGTCGTACCGTTTTATTCCCCAATGGAGAGAAAAAAACTCTTGGGATCATGATGCCAGGAGAGTATGAATTTGGAGCGGATCAGAAAGAGATTATGGAAATCCAATCTGGTAAATTATCTGTATTGTTACCAGGATCCGAAACATGGCTTCAAATTAACGGACAAGCTACCTTTGAAGTCCCTGCTGGATCCAAGTTCAAATTAAAAATTGAAACAGTAACAGATTATTGCTGTTCTTACGTTTGA
- a CDS encoding TetR/AcrR family transcriptional regulator — MTVPPKIPNKSDNKKQLARERSTERILASAIVLFSKHGFAQTTMEMIANHAKISKGLAYNYFKSKNQIFEQIIDTHLAKQERFYNNIPPNLSAKEYVREFFIRSIQFAKEERKTMVLISVCLFQPSAVSLSKKMIENVERRFAPFKEAMRERFRAYGIKDPDKEMIFIKTFLHGVIMSQHFNDTTTCTPTIIEMLLERYDSK, encoded by the coding sequence ATGACAGTGCCACCAAAGATTCCCAATAAATCCGATAACAAAAAGCAATTAGCTAGGGAGAGATCCACGGAGAGAATTTTGGCCTCTGCGATTGTCCTTTTCTCCAAACACGGATTTGCCCAAACAACAATGGAAATGATTGCAAACCATGCAAAAATTTCGAAAGGCTTAGCTTATAATTATTTTAAGAGCAAAAATCAAATCTTTGAACAAATCATTGATACCCATTTAGCAAAACAGGAAAGATTCTATAACAATATCCCACCTAACTTATCAGCGAAAGAATATGTAAGAGAGTTTTTCATTCGTTCCATCCAATTTGCAAAGGAAGAACGAAAAACGATGGTTTTGATATCCGTTTGTTTATTCCAACCAAGTGCGGTTTCCCTTTCCAAAAAAATGATCGAAAACGTGGAAAGACGGTTTGCTCCGTTCAAAGAAGCCATGCGGGAACGTTTTAGGGCTTATGGAATCAAAGACCCTGACAAAGAAATGATTTTCATCAAAACATTTTTACATGGTGTGATCATGAGCCAACATTTCAACGATACAACCACGTGTACTCCTACCATCATTGAAATGCTTCTCGAACGTTACGATTCTAAATAA
- a CDS encoding PaaI family thioesterase: MQTLSTAETQAILQEMTENFNHGGRKITVPPPIFVAMNAEIISYTKGKSITVSFPVTEDQANPMGMMQGGVIAAAFDNAFGPLSYLVAKRPTTTIDMNIQYIRGVAVGQKVIVKATIEAKGFSTIHMVGEMRTEKDKLLATATTNLLILKIPGGVGE; the protein is encoded by the coding sequence ATGCAAACACTAAGCACAGCGGAAACCCAGGCCATTTTACAAGAAATGACCGAAAATTTTAATCACGGTGGTAGAAAAATCACAGTTCCACCTCCCATATTTGTAGCGATGAATGCTGAGATCATTTCCTATACAAAAGGAAAAAGTATTACTGTATCTTTCCCGGTAACGGAAGACCAAGCCAATCCAATGGGAATGATGCAAGGCGGAGTGATCGCTGCCGCATTTGATAATGCGTTTGGACCTCTTAGTTATTTGGTGGCAAAACGCCCAACAACGACAATCGATATGAATATCCAATACATCCGAGGAGTTGCCGTAGGCCAAAAGGTGATCGTAAAAGCAACAATCGAAGCAAAAGGATTTTCAACGATTCATATGGTGGGAGAGATGCGAACGGAAAAAGATAAATTGTTAGCTACGGCGACTACCAATTTGTTGATCTTAAAAATTCCAGGTGGAGTAGGGGAGTAA
- a CDS encoding TetR/AcrR family transcriptional regulator, giving the protein MRKNTYHHGDLKNSIIKSCHKLLQKKGMADFTLREVANLSGVSHAAVYRHFQHKEEVLEILSAIGFDRLASLQKKVAKDKKNPDEYFVKLGLVYIQFALKNPNYYKLMFQTKREKESKQLKQSKLKSYAVLVHGCRFYLKTKKRKENHRSFALMSWSLVHGFSNLSLETNFPLSEGKRLNQSQIELAETMLRYAT; this is encoded by the coding sequence GTGAGAAAAAATACCTACCACCATGGAGATTTAAAAAATTCCATCATTAAATCCTGCCATAAACTCCTTCAAAAAAAAGGGATGGCCGATTTTACATTGAGGGAGGTTGCCAATTTATCGGGAGTTTCTCATGCTGCTGTATACAGACATTTCCAACATAAAGAGGAAGTGTTAGAGATTTTGTCTGCAATTGGATTTGATCGATTGGCTTCCTTACAGAAAAAAGTCGCAAAAGACAAAAAGAATCCCGACGAATACTTTGTGAAACTGGGACTTGTCTACATCCAATTTGCTTTGAAAAATCCCAATTATTATAAACTGATGTTCCAAACCAAACGAGAAAAAGAATCCAAACAATTGAAACAATCCAAATTGAAATCGTATGCAGTACTCGTACACGGTTGTCGTTTTTATCTAAAGACCAAAAAGAGAAAGGAAAACCACAGGAGTTTTGCTCTCATGTCTTGGTCACTTGTACATGGATTTAGCAATTTAAGTTTAGAAACCAATTTCCCACTTTCCGAAGGCAAACGATTGAACCAAAGCCAAATCGAGTTAGCAGAAACGATGCTACGTTATGCTACTTAA
- a CDS encoding helix-turn-helix domain-containing protein — protein MKTNRKGIWIPVWIENLNLSHSQTKLFAEIVSLHDNGGCFASNRYFSEILGLKADTISRLITSLKKLGILEQTGFDGRRRFLKPILQFQPQGPEKNPSLTPETKGIKIQTNTAKDSKPALDSCYVPSSTVQLKNKVHTKTSFEEFKIWSERSLSHSTFSKISHLTTPDCMEESLQKIWNQWMEKTKMNSNRFQVGIV, from the coding sequence ATGAAAACAAACCGAAAAGGAATATGGATCCCCGTTTGGATTGAAAACCTAAACTTATCCCATAGCCAAACAAAACTGTTTGCTGAAATTGTTTCCTTGCATGACAACGGTGGTTGTTTCGCATCGAATCGTTACTTCAGTGAAATCCTTGGGCTCAAAGCAGATACCATTTCGAGACTCATCACATCACTGAAAAAACTAGGGATCCTAGAACAAACTGGTTTTGATGGAAGGAGACGATTTTTAAAACCAATCCTTCAATTCCAACCACAAGGCCCGGAAAAAAATCCAAGTCTTACACCAGAAACAAAGGGCATTAAAATCCAAACCAACACCGCAAAGGATTCCAAACCAGCATTGGATTCTTGTTACGTCCCTAGTAGTACAGTACAATTAAAGAATAAGGTACATACAAAAACTTCGTTTGAAGAATTTAAAATTTGGAGCGAAAGAAGTTTGTCCCATTCTACGTTTTCCAAAATTTCACACCTAACCACTCCCGATTGTATGGAAGAAAGTTTACAAAAGATTTGGAACCAATGGATGGAAAAAACAAAAATGAATTCGAATCGGTTTCAGGTAGGGATTGTATGA
- a CDS encoding ParB/RepB/Spo0J family partition protein, with translation MKTKTNFNPADILSKASNRKSSLNPFLSSDNSVQHQTIDIPIDQIITENNPRKTFNEASIRELAESISQYGLLQPIVVRKKAGKYELINGERRYRAHKLLKSKTIPAVVKNVEQIDITKLPEIKLVENLQREDLSESDLALSLQELKNRHKETNEQLAKRINKSAQWVKTKIAHAEILKETSLNANVDKSHPIYQIPTSLFTEIAPLDVSNRKKAIDYLIKGLEKKGDFPSRNDLREYVRPLKPTKQSKAKPKLKQLELKDLKSKLAKIKEKISVLQNEKAILEETIRKYKK, from the coding sequence ATGAAAACTAAAACAAATTTTAACCCAGCAGACATTCTATCAAAAGCATCAAACAGAAAATCCTCACTCAATCCATTCCTAAGTTCTGATAACTCAGTCCAACACCAGACAATTGATATCCCGATTGATCAAATCATTACAGAAAACAATCCTAGAAAAACCTTTAATGAAGCCAGTATCCGAGAGCTAGCCGAATCCATTTCTCAATATGGGCTATTACAACCAATCGTAGTTAGAAAAAAAGCAGGTAAATATGAACTCATCAATGGCGAAAGAAGATACCGTGCTCACAAACTACTTAAATCCAAAACGATTCCTGCTGTAGTCAAAAACGTAGAACAAATCGACATCACAAAATTACCTGAAATCAAACTGGTTGAAAATCTCCAAAGGGAAGACTTATCAGAATCTGACCTTGCCCTATCCCTCCAAGAGTTAAAAAACAGGCATAAAGAAACAAACGAACAATTAGCAAAAAGAATCAATAAATCGGCACAGTGGGTAAAAACTAAAATCGCACATGCTGAGATTTTAAAGGAAACGAGCCTTAACGCAAATGTAGACAAATCTCATCCCATTTACCAAATCCCTACAAGCCTATTCACTGAAATTGCACCTCTCGATGTTTCGAATCGCAAAAAAGCAATCGATTATCTGATCAAAGGTCTCGAGAAAAAAGGTGACTTCCCTTCCCGAAACGACCTTCGCGAATACGTAAGGCCTTTAAAACCAACGAAACAATCCAAAGCCAAACCGAAACTCAAACAATTGGAACTCAAAGATTTAAAATCAAAACTCGCAAAGATCAAAGAGAAGATCTCTGTTTTACAAAATGAAAAGGCAATCTTAGAAGAAACGATTCGCAAGTATAAGAAGTAA
- a CDS encoding ParA family protein, whose translation MKIITVANIKGGTSKSTTAIHLALALSKKGSTLAIDMDPQADLSDFFFPEEPVEFFDSGNTLSVLNAETTLAESIKKSNNVDVLPSIIELSDLSYLASKDFSIIPRLKNVLSKTKYDYVVIDTPGSGSSENITSYLPASVILVPVTPSKWAVRTVAQVLKKVSEAERFDEQSKKKSVMILPSQWGTSQKQMDLLDKLRNIKSLKILEPIPKNEGIRDRTETGKPLQEGSAPWKAFENLAEILK comes from the coding sequence ATGAAAATCATTACGGTTGCCAACATCAAAGGTGGAACATCCAAATCCACGACTGCAATTCACCTCGCACTCGCTCTCTCCAAAAAAGGTTCTACTCTTGCCATTGACATGGACCCGCAAGCGGACCTTTCTGACTTCTTTTTCCCAGAAGAACCAGTTGAGTTTTTTGATTCTGGAAACACATTATCCGTTTTAAATGCAGAAACCACTCTCGCCGAATCGATTAAAAAATCTAACAATGTGGATGTACTTCCTTCCATCATAGAACTCTCCGATTTGAGTTACCTTGCCTCCAAAGATTTTTCCATTATCCCAAGACTTAAAAACGTTCTTTCGAAAACTAAATACGACTACGTTGTCATAGACACACCTGGATCTGGTTCCTCCGAAAACATCACATCGTACTTGCCAGCTTCTGTGATTCTTGTACCGGTCACCCCTTCCAAATGGGCTGTTCGCACGGTTGCCCAAGTATTAAAAAAAGTAAGCGAAGCAGAAAGATTCGATGAACAAAGCAAAAAAAAGTCTGTAATGATCCTCCCCTCTCAGTGGGGAACATCCCAAAAACAAATGGATCTTTTGGATAAATTAAGAAACATCAAATCTCTAAAAATTCTAGAACCGATCCCAAAAAACGAAGGTATTCGGGACCGAACTGAGACTGGTAAACCTCTTCAAGAAGGAAGTGCTCCTTGGAAAGCTTTCGAAAATTTAGCGGAGATTCTTAAATAA
- a CDS encoding helix-turn-helix domain-containing protein has translation MKGKERTGVWVAQWMYDLDLNPNQIRLYAEIVSLDAKEGCYASNEYFAKILHLKADTISRLVSQLKQKGLLVQTRFDGRKRFLKPVLQEMKGSEDSPRLNQLDQGAKRVGESIGNASKAELVRSTTSYHTVQKQNHIHMKREPSCEEKWKQFLGWMTETMSVSTRESLAKLKGPEELSGNQQRYWERWLASPK, from the coding sequence ATGAAAGGGAAAGAGAGAACGGGAGTTTGGGTAGCACAATGGATGTATGATTTGGATTTAAATCCGAATCAAATTCGATTGTATGCTGAAATTGTATCATTGGATGCAAAGGAAGGTTGTTATGCATCCAATGAGTATTTTGCAAAGATACTGCATCTGAAAGCGGATACAATTTCTAGGTTGGTCTCGCAGTTGAAACAGAAAGGTCTCCTTGTACAAACTCGTTTTGATGGTAGGAAACGATTTTTAAAACCCGTATTGCAAGAAATGAAAGGTTCGGAAGATAGTCCAAGGCTAAATCAATTAGATCAGGGTGCGAAGCGAGTAGGGGAGAGTATTGGAAACGCATCCAAGGCAGAATTGGTTCGGAGTACGACCTCTTATCATACAGTACAAAAACAAAACCATATACATATGAAACGAGAACCATCGTGTGAAGAAAAGTGGAAACAGTTCCTTGGGTGGATGACCGAGACAATGTCTGTGTCTACAAGGGAGTCCCTTGCCAAACTGAAAGGGCCTGAAGAACTTTCGGGGAACCAACAACGATACTGGGAACGTTGGCTTGCTTCCCCAAAATAG
- a CDS encoding YheT family hydrolase, with amino-acid sequence MSLFKPIPLFSGPMVQSFLASFKSKADKSYGKNLVGEWRSVRTKKGVTLLARIHDVPSPKGIVILVHGWEGSIHSSYIIRTTKHFLAKDYSVYRLNLRDHGDTHHLNEGIFNGSLLEETYDAVLTLAKSVKSKLPVYLAGFSLGGNFVLRMAGKHSTAKAEEKIPGLKHCFAFSPALDPKRATIKMDDHPFLRKYFLNSWKSSLEKKGQLFPHLYSFHDLDKYQSVMELTEKMVKEFSKFRSVDEYFLSYTLSDLFFKTIKVPTTILTSMDDPVIPWKEFTEIPSSAYIDVVIEAKGGHCGFIEDWKRSSYYWRIMEKKMG; translated from the coding sequence ATGAGTTTATTCAAACCGATCCCTCTTTTTTCTGGCCCCATGGTGCAGTCCTTTCTCGCTTCCTTTAAATCAAAGGCAGACAAATCCTATGGGAAAAATCTCGTGGGTGAGTGGAGATCGGTAAGGACAAAAAAAGGAGTCACGCTCCTTGCAAGGATTCATGACGTTCCAAGTCCTAAAGGCATTGTGATTTTGGTGCATGGTTGGGAAGGGAGTATCCATTCCAGCTACATCATTCGGACCACCAAACATTTTTTAGCAAAAGATTATTCTGTCTATCGGTTGAATCTCCGAGACCACGGAGACACCCACCATTTAAACGAAGGGATCTTTAACGGAAGTTTACTCGAAGAAACATACGATGCGGTACTCACACTTGCAAAGTCAGTGAAGTCCAAACTTCCCGTGTATTTGGCTGGGTTTTCACTGGGTGGAAATTTTGTTTTAAGAATGGCGGGCAAACATAGTACGGCAAAAGCGGAAGAGAAAATCCCAGGGCTCAAACATTGTTTTGCCTTTAGCCCAGCTCTTGATCCAAAACGTGCTACCATCAAAATGGATGACCATCCATTCCTACGGAAATATTTTTTAAATTCATGGAAATCTTCGTTAGAGAAAAAAGGACAACTGTTTCCCCATTTGTATTCCTTTCATGATTTGGATAAATACCAATCGGTCATGGAGTTAACAGAAAAAATGGTGAAGGAGTTTTCTAAGTTTCGTTCTGTAGATGAATACTTTTTATCGTATACTTTGTCCGATCTTTTTTTCAAAACCATCAAAGTCCCAACGACCATTTTAACATCCATGGATGATCCTGTGATCCCCTGGAAAGAGTTCACTGAAATTCCATCATCAGCTTACATTGACGTAGTCATTGAAGCAAAAGGTGGTCACTGTGGTTTTATTGAAGACTGGAAACGATCTTCTTATTATTGGCGGATTATGGAAAAGAAGATGGGTTGA
- the mdoH gene encoding glucans biosynthesis glucosyltransferase MdoH, whose protein sequence is MIQLHRILFFTVFLIPIIIGLTTFAQIISFGGVELTEYYQFITLLFLLPMLSYGATTSLFGFLISLLKQGDPLLKAKKIPEKELDFPSIDRVPVALVMPVYEENEVSIFARIKVIYESLEKYHSLPKLDFFILSDTRTPEKWIKEEAAYLELCESTGNYQKFHYRRRKSNLNGKSGNIADFCRRWGNRYEHMIILDADSLMSGEIIVQLIAMMEQNPKAGIIQTNSKLFRATTLFQKLTEFSSHLFSSYFLKGASFWQINANSYWGHNAILRIKPFMEYCALPHLPEYGGLGGKILSHDTVEASLMRKAGYEVLCAYELEGSYEENPPNIIDVLKRDQRWCQGNLQHFWFLFGKKIPFINRIHILNGILSYLNSPIWLCYILLSLWNYIEESKFLNYSMLPEEFEYFKAQIYDPLYLKLLYLSLLLLFLPRVLSYFSLPLKQIFLKFPAFFLETLFSILIAPIYMIYHSIFVVSIFLNKKISWGPQNRDAESSYPFSYVVSSFFGITILGLVSAYISYSYSLMLFFLTMPIWIGWTLSIPLVMFTSREQKSLHSFFDLSYWKPNRGLTNNLREELARSDEKRMEGKEIFYALVHPVFHKKHKQLQGNKSYRSKVSDSITNDFEILLGKGPNQLDRKKLLNILSNRELLDLFFQKFWTSEKSKWGQYWKNIWEEINPSSFP, encoded by the coding sequence ATGATCCAATTACATCGAATTTTATTTTTTACTGTCTTCCTTATTCCCATCATCATTGGGCTCACTACCTTTGCCCAAATCATCTCCTTTGGTGGAGTTGAATTAACCGAATACTACCAATTCATCACCTTACTATTTCTTTTGCCCATGTTATCCTATGGGGCAACCACTTCTCTTTTTGGATTTTTGATTTCTCTTTTGAAACAAGGTGACCCCTTACTCAAAGCAAAAAAAATCCCAGAGAAGGAATTGGATTTTCCAAGTATCGATCGTGTCCCGGTTGCCCTTGTCATGCCAGTCTATGAAGAAAATGAAGTCTCGATCTTTGCAAGGATCAAAGTGATTTATGAATCACTCGAGAAATACCATTCCCTTCCCAAATTAGATTTTTTTATCTTAAGTGATACGAGAACTCCTGAAAAATGGATCAAAGAAGAAGCTGCTTATCTTGAGTTATGTGAATCCACTGGGAATTATCAAAAATTCCATTACCGCAGGAGAAAAAGTAACCTCAACGGAAAGAGTGGGAACATCGCAGACTTTTGCCGTCGTTGGGGCAATCGGTATGAGCACATGATCATACTAGATGCTGATAGTTTGATGAGTGGGGAAATCATTGTACAACTCATTGCGATGATGGAACAAAACCCAAAGGCAGGCATCATCCAAACCAATTCTAAATTATTCCGTGCCACAACTCTCTTCCAAAAATTAACTGAATTTTCGTCTCATCTCTTTAGTTCTTATTTCTTAAAAGGTGCTAGTTTTTGGCAAATCAATGCCAACAGTTATTGGGGCCACAATGCCATCTTACGCATCAAACCCTTTATGGAATACTGTGCCCTCCCCCACCTTCCTGAGTATGGTGGGCTTGGCGGGAAAATTTTAAGCCATGATACCGTCGAAGCAAGCCTCATGCGGAAGGCTGGGTACGAAGTCTTATGTGCATATGAACTAGAAGGAAGTTACGAAGAGAACCCACCGAATATCATCGATGTTTTGAAACGAGACCAGAGGTGGTGCCAAGGGAATTTACAACATTTTTGGTTTTTATTTGGAAAGAAAATTCCCTTTATCAATCGAATCCACATTTTAAATGGAATTTTATCTTACCTCAATTCACCCATATGGTTATGTTATATCTTACTTAGTTTGTGGAATTATATCGAAGAAAGTAAGTTCCTAAACTACTCCATGCTTCCTGAAGAGTTCGAATACTTTAAAGCACAGATTTATGACCCTTTATATTTAAAACTTTTGTATCTTTCCTTACTCCTACTCTTTTTGCCTAGGGTTCTCAGTTACTTCAGTTTACCGTTAAAACAAATCTTCCTAAAGTTTCCGGCCTTCTTTTTAGAGACTTTATTTTCTATTCTCATCGCACCTATCTATATGATTTACCATAGCATTTTTGTGGTGTCTATCTTCTTAAACAAAAAGATCTCCTGGGGACCCCAGAATCGGGATGCGGAATCAAGTTACCCTTTCTCCTATGTGGTTTCTTCCTTTTTTGGAATCACCATCCTGGGGCTTGTTTCTGCTTATATCAGTTACTCTTATTCTCTGATGTTATTTTTCTTAACGATGCCCATTTGGATTGGTTGGACTCTTTCCATCCCACTTGTAATGTTCACAAGCCGCGAACAAAAATCCTTACACTCGTTTTTTGATCTCTCGTACTGGAAACCCAATCGTGGTCTCACAAACAATTTGAGAGAAGAGCTCGCTCGGAGTGATGAAAAACGAATGGAAGGAAAAGAAATTTTTTATGCACTTGTGCACCCAGTTTTCCACAAGAAACACAAACAATTACAAGGGAACAAATCCTATAGGTCGAAAGTTTCTGACTCCATCACAAATGATTTTGAAATCTTACTGGGGAAAGGACCAAATCAATTGGATCGAAAAAAATTACTCAACATCCTTTCCAATCGTGAATTGTTAGATTTATTTTTTCAAAAATTTTGGACTTCTGAAAAATCCAAATGGGGACAGTATTGGAAAAACATTTGGGAAGAGATCAACCCATCTTCTTTTCCATAA
- a CDS encoding glucan biosynthesis protein, producing the protein MKKLNIYFAIIAILLCVAVIFKKNNLTFQALISLFAITPNSEVFDFNTADQMAKEKLKSKFVPTPVYKIPGLDGISFEDYRQIEYKPDVAIWKNLALPYQLHFFHPGHIYSNGIKIYEVIGEKPVEIPYDSSRFHFGNLPLTDDFYELSKKLQYTGFRVHYPINQKEALEEFLVFQGSSYFRALSKNQVYGLSGRGLAINTGPDGKEEFPIFESFYIKRPEKKDSSILIYAIMNSESVVGAYEFFVTPGEITTIDVRAKIYLRKKIKRLGLAPITSMFLYGESNIPILGNIHPEIHDSDGLLTYLGEDNWEWRPLINPKKTKLTNIELNHPKGFGLIQRDRKFKSYQDEKLQYHRRPSLWVEPKGDWGEGELYLLEFTTNLDSDDNVTIFWEPNIPPNLNEGYEYQYKLSYIEKSPDSHSLGKTTSYYKGTDPLFPKEKMLTLYFTGDNLKALDPKTELNAIIKNDMIPPDQIRYKIEKIRELDQWRLQIWHSSPIEVSTWNVYLEKENQKITETWIYRDGISK; encoded by the coding sequence ATGAAGAAATTAAACATATACTTTGCTATTATTGCGATTTTGTTATGTGTTGCCGTTATCTTTAAGAAAAATAATCTTACCTTCCAAGCACTCATTTCTCTCTTTGCGATCACACCTAATTCTGAAGTTTTTGATTTCAACACGGCCGACCAAATGGCAAAGGAAAAATTGAAATCAAAATTTGTTCCAACTCCTGTGTATAAAATTCCAGGACTTGATGGAATCAGTTTTGAAGATTACAGACAAATTGAATACAAACCTGATGTTGCAATCTGGAAAAATTTAGCACTCCCCTACCAATTGCATTTTTTCCACCCAGGGCATATCTATAGCAACGGGATCAAAATTTATGAAGTGATTGGAGAAAAGCCAGTAGAGATCCCTTATGATTCGTCTCGGTTTCATTTTGGGAACCTTCCCCTTACAGATGATTTTTATGAGTTAAGTAAAAAACTCCAATACACTGGCTTTCGAGTTCACTATCCCATCAACCAAAAGGAGGCCTTGGAAGAATTCTTAGTCTTCCAAGGTTCTTCTTATTTCCGTGCCTTATCCAAAAACCAAGTCTATGGTTTATCGGGAAGAGGACTTGCCATCAACACTGGCCCCGATGGGAAGGAAGAATTCCCTATCTTTGAAAGTTTTTATATCAAACGCCCTGAGAAAAAAGATTCCTCCATTTTGATTTATGCCATTATGAATAGTGAATCCGTTGTGGGTGCGTATGAATTTTTTGTTACACCTGGTGAGATCACAACCATTGATGTGCGTGCAAAAATTTACTTACGTAAAAAAATCAAACGACTGGGACTTGCTCCCATCACATCCATGTTTCTCTATGGAGAATCCAATATCCCCATCCTTGGAAACATCCACCCAGAGATCCATGACTCTGATGGACTTCTCACTTACCTGGGAGAAGACAACTGGGAATGGAGACCACTCATCAATCCCAAAAAAACCAAACTCACAAATATAGAACTCAACCATCCAAAGGGTTTTGGGCTCATCCAACGAGATCGAAAGTTCAAAAGTTACCAAGATGAAAAATTGCAGTACCACCGAAGGCCAAGCCTTTGGGTAGAGCCCAAGGGTGATTGGGGGGAAGGGGAACTCTATCTTTTAGAATTCACAACCAATCTGGATTCAGATGACAACGTGACTATTTTTTGGGAACCAAACATTCCTCCCAATTTGAATGAAGGGTACGAATACCAATATAAACTCAGTTATATCGAAAAATCACCAGACTCTCACAGCTTGGGCAAAACCACATCCTATTACAAAGGGACTGACCCTCTCTTTCCAAAAGAAAAGATGTTAACACTTTATTTTACTGGTGATAATCTAAAAGCACTAGATCCAAAAACAGAGCTCAATGCCATCATCAAAAATGATATGATCCCACCGGATCAAATTCGTTATAAAATCGAAAAGATCCGTGAACTTGACCAATGGAGATTACAAATTTGGCACTCGTCGCCAATCGAAGTTTCTACTTGGAATGTTTATTTGGAGAAAGAAAATCAAAAAATCACAGAAACATGGATCTACAGAGATGGCATCTCCAAATAA
- the dgcR gene encoding diguanylate cyclase DgcR produces the protein MPKGQRKILIIEDSELQRKVLSRWITKNGYIAIEAETISEAREKILGEPIDVVLLDWELPDGNGIELISDILSTSPVGWLPIIMVTGHTEPEYFKIAIEAGATDYITKPAKEIELLARIFSALRIKALHDQLRETAIRDVMTNLYNRRYMEERIEQEFQRCKRHNSQLSLAMIDLDKFKNINDTFGHEIGDQVIKQLAHELKTSFRKSDIISRFGGEEFVILFPETGVADATRILDRVRENVSKLEMKSDTDQVFHFTFSGGVAGGELSDFQSNQELLKIADKNLYEAKSSGRNKIVS, from the coding sequence ATGCCGAAAGGTCAGAGAAAAATCCTTATCATTGAAGATTCTGAACTGCAAAGGAAAGTTCTCAGCAGGTGGATTACCAAAAATGGTTACATCGCGATTGAAGCTGAAACCATTTCAGAAGCACGGGAAAAAATACTCGGTGAACCAATCGATGTAGTATTACTCGATTGGGAATTACCGGATGGCAATGGTATCGAATTAATTTCGGATATACTCTCGACGTCGCCCGTAGGTTGGCTTCCCATCATTATGGTAACAGGCCATACAGAACCCGAATATTTTAAAATCGCGATAGAGGCAGGGGCAACAGACTACATCACAAAACCTGCCAAAGAAATCGAATTACTTGCAAGAATTTTTAGTGCCTTACGAATCAAAGCGTTACATGACCAATTGCGTGAAACTGCGATCCGAGATGTGATGACCAATCTATATAATCGGCGTTATATGGAAGAAAGGATCGAACAAGAATTCCAACGTTGCAAAAGGCATAATAGCCAATTATCACTGGCAATGATTGATCTCGATAAATTTAAGAATATCAACGACACATTTGGTCACGAAATTGGAGACCAAGTGATCAAACAATTGGCCCATGAATTAAAAACAAGTTTTCGTAAATCAGATATCATCTCTCGGTTTGGAGGGGAAGAGTTTGTCATCCTATTCCCAGAAACGGGCGTTGCCGATGCGACAAGAATCTTAGACCGCGTGAGAGAGAATGTTTCCAAACTGGAAATGAAATCGGATACGGACCAAGTTTTCCATTTTACCTTTAGTGGTGGAGTTGCTGGCGGAGAATTATCGGACTTCCAATCGAACCAAGAATTGTTAAAAATCGCGGATAAAAATTTATACGAAGCAAAGTCTTCTGGACGAAATAAAATCGTTAGCTAA